A region from the Aegilops tauschii subsp. strangulata cultivar AL8/78 chromosome 5, Aet v6.0, whole genome shotgun sequence genome encodes:
- the LOC109741306 gene encoding uncharacterized protein isoform X1 translates to MDGPKRSQLRVRLRVTARRRGGDGADRAGPGGGTGGERKRRLDAPLINSAAKLQRREIGGRQLAARGGGAAAAVPERFRNMQLQEEFDTYDHDAHLFVKLQFLKKRSKIIEIVAAKDIIFALAHSGLCAAFSRVTNKRLSFLNLSPDEVIRSLFYNKNNDSLITVSVYASDHFSTLKCRTTPIEYIRRDQLDAGFPLFESESLKWPGFVEFDDVNGKVLTYSAQDGIYKVFDLKNYSFLYSIPDTNVQEIKISPGIMLLIYDRTPSYVPLKILSIEDGKPLKLFKHLLHRGKKIDFIEQFNEKLLVKQEDENLQILDVRSSELIEISIEKFMTPSAFIFLYENNLFLTFRNRTVAVWNFRGELVTSFEDHLLWHQDCSTNNIYITTDQDLIISYCKSDAAADDGTASSIGSINMSDIMTGKCIAKIAANDPALSIAPRKNGSPSIWSSIPEALEDVTALFYDEDRNEIYTGNSQGLVHVWSS, encoded by the exons ATGGACGGCCCCAAGAGGTCGCAGCTGCGGGTGCGGCTCCGGGTGACGGCACGCCGGCGGGGCGGCGATGGAGCGGACAGGGCCGGGCCGGGCGGTGGCACCGGGGGCGAGCGGAAGCGGCGCCTGGACGCCCCACTCATCAACTCCGCGGCCAAACTGCAGCGCCGCGAGATCGGGGGGCGGCAGCTCGccgcgcgcggcggcggcgccgcggcCGCCGTGCCTGAGCGGTTCCGGAACATGCAGCTCCAG GAAGAGTTTGACACATATGATCATGATGCTCACCTATTTGTGAAGCTACAGTTTCTCAAAAAAAGATCCAAAATTATTGAGATCGTCGCAGCAAAAGATATTATATTTGCTCTTGCTCACTCTGGGCTTTGTGCTGCTTTTAGTCGAG TAACAAATAAGCGGTTATCCTTCTTGAATTTAAGCCCGGACGAAGTGATCCGGAGTTTGTTCTACAACAAGAACAACGATTCACTTATTACTGTCTCAGTTTATGCATCAGACCATTTTAGCACATTGAAGTGCAGAACAACCCCAATCGA GTATATAAGGAGGGACCAATTAGATGCTGGGTTTCCTCTTTTTGAATCGGAATCTCTGAAGTGGCCTGGCTTTGTTGAGTTTGATGATGTAAATGGAAAAGTACTCACTTACTCGGCCCAGGATGG TATCTACAAGGTTTTTGATTTGAAGAACTATTCCTTTCTATATTCAATACCTGATACTAATGTGCAGGAGATCAAGATTAG TCCAGGAATTATGCTCTTAATATATGATCGAACGCCAAGTTATGTTCCTTTGAAGATATTATCTATTGAAGATGGAAAGCCACTCAAATTATTCAAGCACTTGTTGCACCGCGGCAAGAAAATTGATTTTATTGAGCAATTCAATGAGAAGCTCCTTGTGAAGCAAGAAGACGAGAACCTTCAGATACTTGAT GTACGAAGTTCTGAGCtaattgaaatcagtattgagaAGTTTATGACCCCATCAGCATTCATTTTTCTGTATGAGAACAATCTCTTCTTGACATTCCGAAACAGAACAGTTGCTGTATGGAATTTCCGAGGAGAGCTTGTTACATCATTTGAGGACCATTTGCTATGGCATCAAGATTGTAGTACCAACAATATTTACATTACAACTGACCAGGATCTGATTATATCCTACTGTAAATCCGATGCAGCGGCTGATGACGGTACAG CTTCTTCAATTGGATCCATCAACATGAGCGACATTATGACTGGCAAGTGCATTGCCAAGATTGCAGCGAATGATCCTGCCCTTAGTATCGCCCCTCGCAAGAATGGTAGCCCTTCAATCTGGAGTAGTATCCCAGAAGCTCTGGAGGATGTCACAGCACTGTTCTATGATGAGGACAGGAACGAGATCTACACTGGCAACAGTCAGGGGCTGGTGCATGTATGGTCCAGTTAG
- the LOC109741306 gene encoding uncharacterized protein isoform X2 — MDGPKRSQLRVRLRVTARRRGGDGADRAGPGGGTGGERKRRLDAPLINSAAKLQRREIGGRQLAARGGGAAAAVPERFRNMQLQEEFDTYDHDAHLFVKLQFLKKRSKIIEIVAAKDIIFALAHSGLCAAFSRVTNKRLSFLNLSPDEVIRSLFYNKNNDSLITVSVYASDHFSTLKCRTTPIEYIRRDQLDAGFPLFESESLKWPGFVEFDDVNGKVLTYSAQDGPGIMLLIYDRTPSYVPLKILSIEDGKPLKLFKHLLHRGKKIDFIEQFNEKLLVKQEDENLQILDVRSSELIEISIEKFMTPSAFIFLYENNLFLTFRNRTVAVWNFRGELVTSFEDHLLWHQDCSTNNIYITTDQDLIISYCKSDAAADDGTASSIGSINMSDIMTGKCIAKIAANDPALSIAPRKNGSPSIWSSIPEALEDVTALFYDEDRNEIYTGNSQGLVHVWSS; from the exons ATGGACGGCCCCAAGAGGTCGCAGCTGCGGGTGCGGCTCCGGGTGACGGCACGCCGGCGGGGCGGCGATGGAGCGGACAGGGCCGGGCCGGGCGGTGGCACCGGGGGCGAGCGGAAGCGGCGCCTGGACGCCCCACTCATCAACTCCGCGGCCAAACTGCAGCGCCGCGAGATCGGGGGGCGGCAGCTCGccgcgcgcggcggcggcgccgcggcCGCCGTGCCTGAGCGGTTCCGGAACATGCAGCTCCAG GAAGAGTTTGACACATATGATCATGATGCTCACCTATTTGTGAAGCTACAGTTTCTCAAAAAAAGATCCAAAATTATTGAGATCGTCGCAGCAAAAGATATTATATTTGCTCTTGCTCACTCTGGGCTTTGTGCTGCTTTTAGTCGAG TAACAAATAAGCGGTTATCCTTCTTGAATTTAAGCCCGGACGAAGTGATCCGGAGTTTGTTCTACAACAAGAACAACGATTCACTTATTACTGTCTCAGTTTATGCATCAGACCATTTTAGCACATTGAAGTGCAGAACAACCCCAATCGA GTATATAAGGAGGGACCAATTAGATGCTGGGTTTCCTCTTTTTGAATCGGAATCTCTGAAGTGGCCTGGCTTTGTTGAGTTTGATGATGTAAATGGAAAAGTACTCACTTACTCGGCCCAGGATGG TCCAGGAATTATGCTCTTAATATATGATCGAACGCCAAGTTATGTTCCTTTGAAGATATTATCTATTGAAGATGGAAAGCCACTCAAATTATTCAAGCACTTGTTGCACCGCGGCAAGAAAATTGATTTTATTGAGCAATTCAATGAGAAGCTCCTTGTGAAGCAAGAAGACGAGAACCTTCAGATACTTGAT GTACGAAGTTCTGAGCtaattgaaatcagtattgagaAGTTTATGACCCCATCAGCATTCATTTTTCTGTATGAGAACAATCTCTTCTTGACATTCCGAAACAGAACAGTTGCTGTATGGAATTTCCGAGGAGAGCTTGTTACATCATTTGAGGACCATTTGCTATGGCATCAAGATTGTAGTACCAACAATATTTACATTACAACTGACCAGGATCTGATTATATCCTACTGTAAATCCGATGCAGCGGCTGATGACGGTACAG CTTCTTCAATTGGATCCATCAACATGAGCGACATTATGACTGGCAAGTGCATTGCCAAGATTGCAGCGAATGATCCTGCCCTTAGTATCGCCCCTCGCAAGAATGGTAGCCCTTCAATCTGGAGTAGTATCCCAGAAGCTCTGGAGGATGTCACAGCACTGTTCTATGATGAGGACAGGAACGAGATCTACACTGGCAACAGTCAGGGGCTGGTGCATGTATGGTCCAGTTAG